One genomic segment of Thermus thermamylovorans includes these proteins:
- a CDS encoding acetate--CoA ligase: protein MALEKLLKAEERLWAPEALRGQANLQDFAGEYRRSLEDPEGFWGEWARRFHWERPFEQVLEWHPPEHRWFLGGTTNIVYNALERNVARGLRNQVALLYLGEDGREEKLTYGELLDRVRRLATGLRRLGVEKGDRVVIYMPLTLEGVLAMLATAYLGAIHSVVYAGLGVSALRERILDAGAKLLIAGDVSYRRGKGVDLRSIVEEAIRDLFLKVVWFQRAFQAELPEGHYDFQELLWGSPPEARAEMVEAEHPLFILYTSGSTGKPKGVVHAHGGYMVGTTYHLRAFFDLKDEDVFWTTSDIGWIVGHSYIVYAPLLEGITSLLREGAPDHPDPGAFWRVVERYRVNVMFTAPTAVRLFMKYGPEWPAKYDLSSLRLLAVAGEPLNPEALRWAYQHLAEGGRRGFVADNWWQTELGGPTLGTPLVLPAKPGFAGVALPGVEAAVVDEAGREVPPGQGGLLVLKRPFPHMMRTVWGNHERYLQYWREVPGGVYASGDVASRDEEGYYSVLGRADDVLNVAGHRIGTADVESALVSHPAVAEAAVIGVPDPLKGEAIKAFVVLRLGQAPSEELKESLIAHVRRELGPIATPAEVVFLDRLPKTRSGKILRRLLKAQELGKDPGDLSTLEE, encoded by the coding sequence ATGGCGCTGGAAAAGCTTCTTAAGGCGGAGGAAAGGCTTTGGGCACCCGAGGCCCTCAGAGGGCAGGCCAACCTGCAGGACTTTGCCGGGGAGTACCGGAGGAGCCTGGAAGACCCCGAGGGCTTCTGGGGCGAGTGGGCCCGGCGCTTTCACTGGGAAAGGCCTTTTGAGCAGGTGCTGGAGTGGCACCCCCCCGAACACCGCTGGTTCTTAGGGGGCACCACCAACATCGTCTACAACGCCCTGGAGAGGAACGTGGCCCGGGGCCTCAGGAACCAGGTGGCCCTCCTCTACCTGGGGGAGGACGGGCGGGAGGAGAAGCTCACCTACGGGGAGCTTTTGGACCGGGTGCGCCGCCTGGCCACGGGGCTTAGGCGCCTGGGGGTGGAGAAGGGGGACCGGGTGGTGATCTACATGCCCCTGACCCTGGAGGGGGTGCTGGCCATGCTGGCCACCGCCTACCTGGGGGCCATCCACAGCGTGGTCTACGCGGGGCTTGGGGTTTCCGCCCTGCGCGAGCGCATCCTGGACGCGGGGGCCAAGCTCCTCATCGCCGGGGACGTGAGCTACCGGAGGGGCAAGGGGGTGGACCTGCGCTCCATCGTGGAGGAGGCCATCCGGGACCTATTCCTAAAGGTGGTCTGGTTCCAGCGGGCCTTTCAGGCGGAGCTTCCCGAGGGGCACTATGACTTCCAGGAGCTCCTCTGGGGAAGCCCCCCCGAGGCCCGGGCGGAGATGGTGGAGGCGGAGCACCCCCTCTTCATCCTCTACACCTCGGGCTCCACGGGGAAGCCCAAGGGGGTGGTCCACGCGCACGGGGGGTACATGGTGGGCACCACCTACCACCTGCGGGCCTTCTTCGACCTCAAGGATGAGGACGTCTTCTGGACCACCAGCGACATCGGCTGGATCGTGGGCCACTCCTACATCGTCTACGCCCCCCTCCTGGAGGGGATCACCAGCCTCCTTAGGGAAGGGGCCCCCGATCACCCCGACCCCGGGGCCTTCTGGCGGGTGGTGGAGCGCTACCGGGTGAACGTGATGTTCACCGCCCCCACCGCGGTGCGCCTTTTCATGAAGTATGGCCCCGAGTGGCCCGCCAAATACGACCTCTCCTCCCTACGCCTCCTCGCCGTGGCCGGGGAGCCCTTAAACCCCGAGGCCCTGCGCTGGGCCTACCAGCACCTGGCAGAAGGGGGCAGGCGGGGCTTCGTGGCCGACAACTGGTGGCAGACGGAGCTGGGCGGCCCCACCCTGGGCACCCCCCTCGTCCTCCCCGCCAAGCCGGGCTTCGCCGGGGTAGCCCTACCGGGGGTGGAGGCGGCGGTGGTGGACGAGGCGGGGCGGGAGGTGCCCCCAGGGCAAGGGGGGCTCTTGGTGCTCAAGCGCCCCTTCCCCCACATGATGCGCACCGTCTGGGGAAACCACGAGCGCTACCTCCAGTACTGGCGGGAAGTGCCCGGGGGGGTCTACGCCAGCGGGGACGTGGCCAGCCGGGACGAGGAGGGTTACTATAGCGTCCTCGGACGGGCGGATGACGTCCTGAACGTGGCTGGGCACCGCATCGGCACCGCGGACGTGGAAAGCGCCCTGGTCTCCCACCCCGCGGTGGCCGAGGCCGCGGTCATCGGGGTGCCCGACCCTCTCAAGGGGGAAGCCATCAAGGCCTTCGTGGTCCTGCGCCTGGGACAGGCCCCCTCGGAAGAGCTCAAGGAAAGCCTCATCGCCCACGTACGCCGGGAGCTGGGCCCCATCGCCACCCCCGCGGAGGTGGTCTTCCTGGACCGGCTCCCTAAGACCCGCTCGGGCAAGATTCTGCGCCGCCTCCTCAAAGCCCAGGAACTGGGAAAGGACCCTGGGGACCTGTCTACCTTGGAGGAGTAA
- a CDS encoding AMP-binding protein translates to MARKRSLSTVQGALRILAHLAEHPEGVGVKEVARLLGKSLSTAYALLNSLVEEGFAVKAERGYRLGSAKNVAAEALPPVPGRSPYLEEALEELYLRTRERCYLALLTPEGVRLKTRGRQGQPHPLGETFPPEWHALALGKVLLAFGAFPLPPLTPKTPYTLTDPLALEEELKRVRASGLAVEMEEYALGISGLAAPLLDGEGRLLGAIGVKIPTRRFPFAFGRLAQALAEVAQVSAYLSPPEPPAPPPLPEPSLRIEAVSPPPALVEKANLRDYAEAYRASLEDPGAFFGPFAREFIWERPWKEAYDPQSRLWFKGGRTSAAWNALERHLPERAQQVALITLDGEGRLEKWTYREVWDLSRRLGGVLKALGVRVGDRVALYLPTGAEAALSLLALARLGAVHVALPVGLGPEALRERLLQSGARLLIAADGYYRRGQLVPLRPVVEAAVSGLDLPVLWHPRGSTEFLERASEGRPVEAAPVEAQHPLFLLYTSGSTGRPKGVVHGHGGYMVGVAWALRYLFDLRPGEVFHTTADLFWVVGHSFGLYAPLLLGGTSLLVEDRPDHPSPPAFYERLGRLGVDVLLTSPTVLRALRRHGEARPTGLRLVGSVGEALAPEVWRWAQEHLAWPLDNWWQTELGAPALATPLPLPAKPGYVGVPLPGVEARVVDAEGQVLPPGAKGHLVLLRAGPAQMVDLLGGESPWQRGLYWTGDLATGDEEGYFRILGRTDEVIKVGEARLGTAEVEAAVLTHPQVAEAAAIGVPGEEGEEIAVFAVPRNKDLPQELKPLLAEKLKAHLLRHLGPVNPPRIYFVESLPRTRSGKILRRLLKAELLGLDPGDTSGLEEEYGAGKAS, encoded by the coding sequence ATGGCCAGGAAGAGGAGCCTCTCCACGGTCCAGGGGGCCCTGCGTATCCTGGCCCACCTGGCCGAGCACCCCGAGGGGGTGGGGGTCAAGGAGGTGGCCCGCCTCCTGGGGAAAAGTCTCTCCACCGCCTACGCCCTCCTGAACAGCCTGGTGGAGGAGGGCTTCGCCGTAAAGGCCGAGCGAGGTTACCGCTTGGGAAGTGCCAAGAACGTAGCAGCGGAAGCCCTTCCCCCGGTCCCAGGGCGAAGCCCCTACCTGGAGGAGGCCTTGGAGGAGCTCTACCTGCGCACCCGGGAGCGCTGCTACCTGGCCCTCCTCACCCCCGAAGGGGTGCGGCTCAAGACCCGGGGGCGGCAGGGCCAGCCCCACCCCCTGGGGGAGACCTTTCCCCCGGAGTGGCACGCCTTGGCCCTGGGCAAGGTGCTCCTGGCCTTCGGGGCCTTCCCCCTGCCTCCCCTCACCCCCAAGACCCCCTACACCCTCACCGACCCCCTGGCCCTGGAGGAAGAGCTCAAGCGGGTCAGGGCTTCGGGGCTGGCCGTGGAGATGGAGGAGTACGCCCTGGGCATCTCCGGCCTGGCCGCCCCCCTGCTGGACGGGGAAGGGAGGCTTTTGGGGGCCATAGGGGTTAAGATTCCCACCCGGCGTTTCCCCTTCGCCTTCGGCCGCCTGGCCCAGGCCCTAGCGGAGGTGGCCCAGGTTTCCGCCTACCTCAGCCCCCCTGAGCCCCCGGCTCCCCCTCCCCTTCCCGAACCCAGCCTCCGGATCGAGGCAGTAAGCCCCCCACCCGCCCTTGTGGAGAAGGCCAACCTCCGGGACTATGCCGAGGCCTACCGGGCAAGCCTGGAGGACCCCGGGGCCTTCTTCGGCCCCTTCGCCCGGGAGTTCATCTGGGAAAGGCCCTGGAAGGAGGCCTACGATCCGCAAAGCCGCCTCTGGTTCAAGGGCGGGCGTACGAGCGCCGCCTGGAACGCCTTGGAGCGCCACCTACCCGAACGGGCCCAGCAGGTAGCCCTCATCACCCTGGACGGGGAGGGGCGACTGGAGAAGTGGACCTACCGGGAGGTATGGGATCTCTCCCGCCGCCTGGGCGGGGTGCTCAAGGCCCTGGGGGTGAGGGTGGGGGACCGGGTGGCCCTCTACCTGCCCACGGGGGCGGAGGCGGCCCTAAGCCTCCTGGCCCTAGCCCGGCTGGGGGCGGTGCACGTAGCCCTGCCGGTGGGTCTCGGCCCCGAGGCCCTGCGGGAAAGGCTTCTGCAGAGCGGCGCCCGGCTCCTCATCGCCGCGGACGGCTACTACCGCCGCGGCCAGCTCGTCCCCTTGCGGCCGGTGGTGGAGGCGGCGGTCTCCGGCCTAGACCTCCCCGTCCTCTGGCATCCAAGGGGCTCCACGGAGTTCCTGGAACGGGCGTCGGAGGGGAGGCCGGTGGAGGCGGCGCCCGTGGAAGCCCAGCACCCCCTCTTCCTCCTCTACACCTCGGGCTCCACGGGGCGGCCCAAAGGGGTGGTCCACGGCCACGGCGGGTACATGGTGGGGGTGGCCTGGGCGCTCCGCTACCTCTTTGACCTGAGGCCCGGGGAGGTCTTCCACACCACCGCCGACCTCTTCTGGGTGGTGGGCCACTCCTTCGGCCTCTACGCCCCCCTCCTCCTAGGAGGAACGAGCCTCCTGGTGGAGGACCGGCCCGACCACCCGAGCCCCCCCGCCTTCTACGAGAGGCTTGGGCGCCTGGGGGTGGACGTCCTCCTCACCTCCCCCACGGTCCTCCGCGCCCTAAGGCGGCACGGGGAGGCCCGGCCCACGGGGCTTCGCCTGGTGGGGAGCGTGGGAGAGGCCCTGGCCCCCGAGGTCTGGCGCTGGGCCCAGGAGCACCTGGCCTGGCCCCTGGACAACTGGTGGCAGACGGAGCTGGGGGCCCCGGCCCTGGCCACCCCCCTTCCCCTCCCCGCCAAGCCGGGGTACGTGGGGGTGCCCCTCCCGGGGGTGGAGGCAAGGGTGGTGGACGCCGAGGGGCAGGTGCTCCCTCCGGGGGCCAAGGGTCACCTGGTGCTCCTGCGGGCGGGACCGGCCCAGATGGTGGACCTCCTGGGGGGGGAGAGCCCCTGGCAGAGGGGGCTTTACTGGACCGGGGACCTGGCCACCGGGGACGAGGAGGGGTACTTCCGCATCCTGGGGCGCACGGATGAGGTGATCAAGGTGGGGGAGGCCCGCCTGGGCACCGCCGAGGTGGAGGCCGCCGTCCTCACCCACCCCCAGGTGGCGGAGGCGGCGGCCATCGGGGTGCCCGGGGAGGAAGGGGAGGAGATCGCCGTCTTCGCCGTCCCTCGGAACAAGGATCTCCCCCAAGAGCTCAAGCCCCTCCTGGCCGAGAAGCTCAAGGCCCACCTGCTGCGCCACCTGGGCCCCGTGAATCCCCCCCGGATTTACTTTGTGGAAAGCCTCCCCCGCACCCGCAGCGGCAAGATCCTGAGGAGGCTTCTGAAGGCGGAGCTTTTGGGTTTGGATCCCGGGGACACCTCGGGCCTGGAGGAGGAATATGGCGCTGGAAAAGCTTCTTAA
- the acs gene encoding acetate--CoA ligase, which translates to MDRIEGVLKEERVFYPSEAFRQRAHIGSEEEYQRLYQESIQDPEGFWGRVAAELHWFHPWQKVLEGGLPHPKWFVGGRTNLAYNALDRHVATWRRNKAAIVWEGEPGEERVLTYHDLWREVQKFANVLKRLGVRKGDRVTIYLPMIPEAAIAMLASARIGAVHSVVFGGFSSSALADRIKDAEAKVLITADGGFRRGQVVPLKQNAEEALRDVSTIEHVVVVRRTGEEVPWTPGRDHWWHELMEGAPDRSDPEPMEAEEPLFILYTSGSTGKPKGVLHTLGGYMTYVYFTTKLVFDLKEEDVYWCTADVGWITGHSYVVYGPLLNGATTVMYEGAPNWPEPDRFWQLVDKYGVSVFYTAPTAIRSFMKWGEGWPARHRLDSLRLLGTVGEPINPEAWLWYYHVIGKGRCPIVDTWWQTETGGIMITTLPGAHPMKPGHAGKPFFGVVPEILDAEHRPVENPDEGGHLCLLRPWPGMLRTVWGDPERFLQQYFSQHPGAYFSGDGARRDRDGYYLIQGRVDDVLNVAGHRLGTMEIESALVAHPAVAEAAVVGRPDPIKGEAIVAFVTLKEGHAPSEALREELKAHVAKAIGAIARPDEVRFTDALPKTRSGKIMRRLLRQIAAGEKEIKGDTSTLEDRSVVERLKEGA; encoded by the coding sequence ATGGACCGGATTGAGGGTGTTCTCAAAGAGGAGCGGGTCTTCTACCCCAGCGAGGCCTTCCGGCAAAGGGCCCACATCGGGAGCGAGGAGGAGTACCAAAGGCTCTACCAGGAGAGCATCCAAGATCCAGAGGGCTTCTGGGGCCGGGTGGCCGCGGAGCTCCACTGGTTCCATCCCTGGCAGAAGGTCCTGGAAGGGGGCCTACCCCATCCCAAGTGGTTTGTAGGGGGCAGGACCAACCTGGCCTACAACGCCCTGGACCGCCATGTGGCCACCTGGCGCCGGAACAAGGCCGCCATCGTCTGGGAGGGCGAGCCGGGGGAGGAGCGGGTCCTCACCTACCACGACCTCTGGCGGGAGGTGCAGAAGTTCGCCAACGTCCTCAAGCGCCTGGGGGTGCGGAAAGGGGATAGGGTTACCATCTACCTGCCCATGATCCCCGAGGCGGCCATCGCCATGCTGGCCTCGGCCCGCATCGGGGCGGTGCACTCCGTGGTCTTCGGGGGCTTCTCCAGCAGCGCCTTGGCCGATCGCATCAAGGACGCCGAGGCCAAGGTGCTCATCACCGCTGACGGCGGCTTCCGCCGGGGCCAGGTGGTGCCCCTCAAGCAGAACGCCGAAGAGGCCCTAAGAGACGTTTCCACCATCGAGCACGTGGTGGTGGTGCGGCGCACCGGGGAGGAGGTGCCCTGGACCCCGGGCCGGGACCACTGGTGGCACGAGCTCATGGAAGGCGCCCCTGACCGCTCGGACCCCGAGCCCATGGAGGCGGAGGAGCCCCTTTTCATCCTCTACACCTCGGGCTCCACGGGGAAGCCCAAGGGAGTCCTGCACACCCTGGGGGGCTACATGACCTACGTCTACTTCACCACCAAGCTGGTCTTCGATCTCAAGGAGGAGGACGTCTACTGGTGCACCGCCGACGTGGGCTGGATCACCGGCCACTCCTACGTGGTCTACGGCCCCCTCCTCAACGGGGCCACCACGGTGATGTACGAGGGGGCCCCCAACTGGCCTGAGCCCGACCGCTTCTGGCAGCTGGTGGACAAGTACGGGGTGAGCGTCTTCTACACCGCCCCCACCGCCATCCGCAGCTTCATGAAGTGGGGGGAGGGCTGGCCCGCCCGTCACCGTCTGGACTCCTTGCGCCTCCTCGGTACCGTGGGGGAGCCCATCAACCCCGAGGCCTGGCTCTGGTACTACCACGTGATCGGCAAGGGGCGCTGCCCCATCGTGGACACCTGGTGGCAGACGGAAACCGGGGGCATCATGATCACCACCCTGCCTGGGGCCCACCCTATGAAGCCGGGCCATGCGGGGAAGCCCTTCTTCGGGGTGGTACCGGAGATCCTGGACGCCGAGCACCGCCCCGTGGAAAACCCCGACGAGGGGGGGCACCTGTGCCTCCTGCGCCCCTGGCCCGGCATGCTCCGCACCGTCTGGGGGGACCCCGAGCGCTTCCTGCAGCAGTACTTCAGCCAGCACCCGGGAGCCTACTTCAGCGGTGATGGGGCCCGGCGCGACCGGGATGGGTACTACCTCATCCAGGGCCGGGTGGACGACGTCCTGAACGTGGCCGGACACCGCCTGGGCACCATGGAGATCGAGTCCGCCCTGGTGGCCCACCCGGCGGTGGCGGAGGCCGCGGTGGTGGGCCGCCCCGATCCCATCAAGGGGGAGGCCATCGTGGCCTTCGTGACCCTCAAGGAGGGCCACGCGCCTTCCGAGGCCCTGCGGGAGGAGCTCAAGGCCCACGTGGCCAAGGCCATCGGGGCCATCGCCCGCCCCGACGAGGTGCGCTTCACCGACGCCCTGCCCAAGACCCGTTCCGGCAAGATCATGCGCCGCCTCCTGCGGCAGATCGCCGCCGGGGAGAAGGAGATCAAGGGGGATACCTCTACCCTCGAGGACCGCTCCGTGGTGGAGCGCCTGAAGGAGGGGGCGTAG
- a CDS encoding nuclear transport factor 2 family protein: MEGEAELWSFLERHLRSIYEGDPEGYRATTHEELALYEWFVTPHRLDGLPFHLYMTERRFATGGRPYRIDLLERRLQRYGEVAIFSYTLLLTVEAEEGLRHRAVNESRIAVRFPEGWKVVHVHKSPAG, from the coding sequence ATGGAAGGCGAGGCCGAGCTCTGGAGCTTTTTGGAAAGGCACCTGAGGAGCATCTACGAGGGGGACCCCGAGGGCTACCGGGCCACCACCCACGAGGAGCTCGCCCTCTACGAGTGGTTCGTGACCCCCCACCGCTTGGACGGCCTGCCCTTCCACCTCTACATGACCGAGCGCCGCTTCGCCACGGGGGGAAGGCCCTACCGGATCGATCTCCTGGAAAGGCGCCTCCAGCGCTACGGGGAGGTGGCCATCTTCAGCTACACCCTCCTCCTCACCGTGGAGGCGGAAGAGGGCCTCCGCCACCGGGCGGTGAACGAAAGCCGCATAGCGGTGCGCTTCCCCGAGGGCTGGAAGGTGGTGCACGTGCACAAGAGCCCGGCGGGGTAG
- a CDS encoding acyl-CoA mutase large subunit family protein, whose amino-acid sequence MEGLFESLPAGYRERLGRPGEYPFTRGIYPRMYLERLWTMRQYAGFSTAEESNARYRYLLAQGQTGLSVAFDLPTQLGLDPDHPMSVGEVGRVGVSIATLEDMRRLFDGIPLDRVSTSMTINAPAMMLLALYLLVAEEQGVSWDKVSGTVQNDILKEYFARGTYIYPPGPSMRLVTDVFEFCAQRVPRWNTISISGYHIREAGATAAQEIAFTLADGKAYVRAALERGLEVDAFAPRLSFFFAAHGDIFEEAAKFRAARRLWARIMREEFGAKDPKSWALRFHTQTGGSTLTAQEPLNNVVRTAYQALAAVLGGTQSLHTNAYDEALGLPTEKSALLALRTQQILAFESGVTRAVDPLGGSFYVEHLTEELEREAERLIAEIDALGGAVAAVEAGYFQRAIEESAWQFQKEVEEGRRVIVGVNRFADPQSHLNEPTPVQRIDPELHARRKRELAEFKARRDGESVRVGLENLRRAARGSENLFPYVLEAFRRRATLGEVCGVLREEWGEYQPGR is encoded by the coding sequence ATGGAGGGCCTCTTCGAATCCCTGCCCGCAGGCTACCGGGAACGGCTGGGCCGCCCGGGGGAGTACCCTTTTACCCGGGGCATCTACCCCCGGATGTACCTGGAAAGGCTTTGGACCATGCGCCAGTACGCGGGCTTCTCCACCGCGGAGGAGTCCAACGCCCGCTACCGCTACCTCCTCGCCCAGGGGCAGACGGGCCTCAGCGTGGCCTTCGACCTCCCCACGCAACTGGGCTTGGACCCCGACCACCCCATGAGCGTGGGGGAGGTGGGCCGGGTGGGGGTGTCCATCGCCACCCTGGAGGACATGCGGAGGCTCTTCGACGGCATCCCCCTGGACCGGGTCTCCACCAGCATGACCATCAACGCCCCGGCCATGATGCTCCTGGCCCTCTACCTCCTGGTGGCCGAGGAGCAGGGGGTATCTTGGGACAAGGTCTCGGGTACCGTGCAGAACGACATCCTCAAGGAGTACTTCGCCCGGGGCACCTACATCTACCCCCCCGGGCCCTCCATGCGCCTGGTGACGGACGTCTTCGAGTTCTGCGCCCAGCGCGTGCCCAGGTGGAACACCATCTCCATCTCCGGCTACCACATCCGCGAGGCGGGGGCCACGGCGGCCCAGGAGATCGCCTTCACCCTGGCGGACGGCAAGGCCTACGTGCGGGCCGCCTTGGAGCGGGGCCTGGAGGTGGACGCCTTCGCCCCCCGGCTTTCCTTCTTCTTCGCCGCCCACGGGGACATCTTTGAGGAGGCCGCCAAGTTCCGCGCCGCCAGGAGGCTTTGGGCCCGCATCATGCGGGAGGAGTTCGGGGCCAAGGACCCGAAGAGCTGGGCCCTCCGCTTCCACACGCAGACGGGAGGCTCCACCCTCACCGCCCAGGAGCCCCTCAACAACGTGGTGCGCACCGCCTACCAGGCCCTGGCGGCGGTGCTGGGGGGCACCCAGAGCCTCCACACCAACGCCTACGACGAAGCCCTGGGCCTCCCCACGGAGAAAAGCGCCCTTCTCGCCCTGCGCACCCAGCAGATCCTGGCCTTTGAAAGCGGGGTCACCCGGGCCGTGGACCCCTTAGGGGGAAGCTTCTACGTGGAGCACCTCACGGAGGAGCTGGAGCGGGAGGCGGAGAGGCTCATCGCCGAGATCGACGCCCTAGGAGGCGCGGTGGCCGCGGTGGAGGCGGGCTACTTCCAGCGGGCCATCGAGGAGTCGGCCTGGCAGTTCCAGAAGGAGGTGGAGGAGGGGCGGCGGGTCATCGTGGGGGTGAACCGCTTCGCTGACCCGCAAAGCCACCTCAACGAGCCCACCCCGGTGCAGCGCATCGACCCCGAGCTCCACGCAAGGCGCAAGCGGGAGCTGGCCGAGTTCAAGGCCAGGCGGGATGGGGAAAGCGTGCGGGTGGGCTTGGAGAACCTGCGGCGGGCCGCCAGGGGAAGCGAGAACCTCTTCCCCTACGTGCTGGAGGCCTTCCGCCGCCGGGCCACCCTGGGGGAGGTCTGCGGGGTCCTGCGGGAAGAGTGGGGGGAGTACCAGCCGGGGAGGTAA
- a CDS encoding winged helix-turn-helix transcriptional regulator produces MVLSKNARKVLKVLARRGAPEVLFALSRGSARFSDLETFLLLSPRTLAERLREFHLLGLVDRRAYPEVPPRVEYTLTPRGKRVLEFLQGLETVLEPIQEGRP; encoded by the coding sequence ATGGTCCTGTCCAAGAACGCCCGCAAGGTCCTCAAGGTTCTGGCCCGCAGGGGGGCTCCCGAAGTCCTCTTTGCCTTAAGCCGGGGCTCCGCCCGCTTCTCCGATCTGGAGACCTTTCTGCTGCTTTCCCCTCGCACCTTGGCCGAGCGGCTAAGGGAATTCCACCTCCTGGGCCTGGTGGACAGGCGGGCCTACCCCGAGGTCCCACCCCGGGTAGAATACACCTTGACCCCGCGAGGCAAGCGGGTCCTCGAGTTCCTGCAGGGATTGGAAACCGTATTGGAGCCGATTCAGGAGGGTAGGCCGTGA
- the minD gene encoding septum site-determining protein MinD: protein MKARAIVVTSGKGGVGKTTTTANLGAALAKLGEKVAVVDVDVGLRNLDVVMGLEGRVVFDLVDVLEGRAKPRQALIRDKRVENLFLLPASQTRDKEALNPARFRELIQFLLEEEGFDRVLIDSPAGIEKGFQTAATPAEGALVVVNPEVSSVRDADRIIGLLEAREIRENYLVVNRLRPRMVARGDMLSVEDVVEILGLKPIGIIPEDEGVIVSTNQGEPLVLKGTGPAALAYLDTARRIRGEEVPFRSLDEAQGLMAAIRRLFGGR, encoded by the coding sequence GTGAAGGCGAGAGCCATCGTGGTGACGTCGGGCAAGGGGGGGGTGGGGAAGACCACCACCACCGCCAACCTGGGGGCGGCCCTGGCCAAGTTGGGGGAGAAGGTGGCCGTGGTAGACGTGGACGTGGGCCTCAGGAACCTGGATGTGGTCATGGGCCTGGAGGGGCGGGTGGTCTTCGACCTGGTGGACGTCCTGGAGGGCCGGGCCAAGCCGCGCCAGGCCCTCATCCGCGACAAGCGGGTGGAGAACCTCTTCCTCCTCCCCGCCTCCCAGACCCGGGACAAAGAAGCTTTGAACCCTGCCCGTTTCCGGGAGCTTATCCAGTTCCTCCTGGAGGAGGAGGGATTTGACCGGGTGCTCATCGACTCCCCCGCCGGCATCGAGAAGGGCTTTCAGACCGCCGCCACCCCCGCGGAAGGGGCCCTGGTGGTGGTGAACCCGGAGGTGAGTAGCGTCCGCGATGCCGACCGCATCATCGGCCTCCTGGAGGCACGGGAGATCCGGGAGAACTACCTCGTCGTCAACCGCCTCCGGCCCAGGATGGTGGCCCGGGGGGACATGCTCTCCGTGGAGGACGTGGTGGAGATCCTGGGCCTCAAGCCCATCGGCATCATTCCCGAGGACGAGGGGGTGATCGTCTCCACCAACCAGGGGGAGCCTCTGGTGCTTAAGGGCACGGGCCCCGCTGCCCTAGCCTACCTGGACACCGCCCGCAGGATCCGGGGGGAGGAGGTCCCCTTCCGCAGTCTGGACGAGGCCCAGGGCCTCATGGCGGCGATCCGCCGGCTTTTCGGAGGTCGCTGA
- the minE gene encoding cell division topological specificity factor MinE: MWWRKRSKEKAKERLKLVLAYDRAKLSPGLVENLKRDLLEVLRRYFPAQEEGLSVALEERGEKMVLVADIPLR, from the coding sequence ATGTGGTGGCGCAAAAGGAGCAAGGAAAAGGCTAAGGAAAGGCTCAAGCTGGTCCTAGCCTACGACCGGGCCAAGCTCTCCCCGGGCCTGGTGGAGAACCTCAAGCGGGACCTCCTGGAGGTCCTCCGCCGCTACTTCCCCGCCCAGGAGGAGGGGCTTTCCGTGGCCCTGGAGGAGCGGGGGGAGAAGATGGTCCTGGTGGCGGACATCCCCCTAAGGTAG
- the rodA gene encoding rod shape-determining protein RodA, with the protein MVLRRPNLLAYDWGLVALVLAIAALGFFNLKSALPEPALLSRQLLAFLLGLFLAVGVQFLSRRQVFALAYPLYALALLLLVLVLFLGREINGSKSWFVFGPLQFQPLELAKVAVVLALAKFLEKRRISRVWDYFFPALFTLPVLLLLLRQPDLGGTLVVLFGAFAVLFVRGLPWKHLLVGTLALALLVPTAVWPNLKPYQRDRVLIALDPYRDPLGQGFQVIQSTIAIGSGGLLGKGYGQGTQTQLGFVPFRHTDFIFAVWAEEWGFVGTVALLGLYALLLARLFGLALACPRAADRLFIAGIGGMLGFQVLVNLGVALGVMPVTGLTLPLFSYGGSSLMATLLALGLVLLVHRDRLRDGVVA; encoded by the coding sequence ATGGTCCTCCGGCGGCCTAACCTCCTGGCCTACGACTGGGGCCTGGTGGCCCTGGTCCTGGCCATCGCAGCCTTGGGGTTTTTCAACCTAAAAAGCGCCCTTCCTGAGCCCGCTCTCCTCTCCCGGCAGCTCCTCGCCTTTCTCCTGGGGCTTTTCCTGGCGGTAGGGGTGCAGTTCCTCTCCCGCCGCCAGGTCTTCGCCCTGGCCTACCCCCTTTACGCCCTAGCCCTTTTGCTCCTGGTCCTGGTCCTTTTCCTGGGCCGGGAGATCAACGGCTCCAAGTCCTGGTTCGTTTTCGGCCCCCTGCAGTTCCAGCCCCTGGAGCTCGCCAAGGTGGCGGTGGTCCTGGCCCTGGCCAAATTTCTGGAAAAACGTAGAATAAGCCGGGTCTGGGATTACTTTTTCCCTGCCCTCTTCACCCTTCCCGTGCTCCTGCTTCTCCTACGCCAGCCTGACCTGGGGGGAACTCTGGTGGTCCTCTTCGGGGCCTTCGCCGTTCTCTTCGTACGGGGGTTACCCTGGAAGCACCTCCTGGTGGGGACCCTGGCCCTGGCCCTCCTAGTGCCCACCGCGGTCTGGCCCAACCTCAAGCCCTACCAGCGGGACCGGGTGCTCATCGCCCTGGACCCCTACCGCGACCCCCTGGGCCAGGGCTTCCAGGTGATCCAGTCCACCATCGCCATCGGCTCGGGGGGGCTTCTGGGCAAGGGCTACGGCCAGGGCACCCAGACCCAGCTGGGCTTCGTGCCCTTCCGCCACACGGACTTCATCTTCGCCGTGTGGGCGGAGGAGTGGGGTTTTGTGGGCACCGTGGCTCTCCTGGGGCTTTACGCCCTACTCCTGGCCCGCCTCTTCGGCCTGGCCCTGGCCTGTCCCCGGGCTGCCGACCGCCTCTTCATCGCCGGGATAGGGGGGATGCTGGGCTTCCAGGTCCTGGTGAACCTGGGAGTGGCCTTGGGGGTGATGCCTGTCACCGGCCTCACCCTGCCCCTTTTCTCCTACGGGGGGTCTAGCCTCATGGCCACCCTCCTGGCCCTTGGGCTGGTCCTCCTGGTCCACCGGGACCGCCTGCGGGATGGGGTTGTGGCTTAG